The genomic segment AACTCTTCCAAACttatcaagacctggaaatgaccaAATTCTTCTCatctgtgtaggaaccctgttgtTACAGATGTTGCCTCACATCTCCGCCCGACCTCCCTCCAGGTACCGCCACAGCTAAAACCAGTGGCTCTACAGCGCCGCCTGCAGGTTCTGATGCGTCATCAAGCTCGTAAACGACAGCACGGAAATATCTGCATTTCTGCATTTCGACCGTTTTACGTTTTCtttaaatgaacagaaaaaatgAAACGCAAAGCGACACCTACAGCAGCAACACCGGGTATCAACATTTTCAGATGGTTTTTTTCACCAAGCTTGATTTAATGTGTTTCAGTTGGTTGTGTGAGGCTCTCTATAGGCCGAACGTTTCCCAGGAGCAACCTGGCGCTCCAAAAAGACTTGAAGCAAACcataaacctgtgtgtgtgtgtgtgtgtgtgtgtgtgtgcaggagttgACTAGATTTCTCTCTAATACACTGTAGGCGCCGACTCAGAAAGCAATATGACAGCAGCCAAGTCCCTGACAGTAAAAACATGTATAGtgcataccccccccccccccccccctcctccctcacacCTTTGTTTCCCAAAATTTTGTCAAACACGATGTAAAATGAAGCTGTTCGTTGTGTAAGCAGAAGAAAAACGATGCAATACTCCTGGAAATTAAATGTGATTGAATAATGCAGGTAGCACTCCTAAAAACAGACGCTTTTCTCTCCGATTTGAGCAGATATAGATTGTGAATTCAATGTTTCGTCATCAATATGTTCTGGTTGGCACTTCATGCTCTGTGTGGTGAAATCAAGTACATCAAGTTACATCACAGCTAAATACACACGTCCCCTAAGATATACTTTCttttatcttaaaaaaaaaaaccgaagagaccaaaataaatataaaaaaaacccaaataccTTGAAATccaacacaaaaatacacatacacacacacacacacacacacacacacacacacacacacagacacacacactacccttcctcctttcctccaccaAACTGAAATGCTCGCTCCACGTTAAAAAGCTGTCCGTCAGCTTTTAAAGTGCTACGCCGGGTTACTGAGAGTCCTGTTCAATAACACTTGGTAAGGTTTGGCTTCAGAGActcggggcggggcggggcggggtggggcgggatggggcggggcgggggagaggggaagggggggcatTTTCACAGAGAAAATACTTCCGTTGAAAATAGACAGAGCGTTTTGCTGGACGACGTCTTTGAGCAGATCCTCAGtaaaatggagaagagaagCGGGAAGCCGTCACACGTCCACCACCATCTTTTTGTGAATGTCTAATCCACCGACCACCTGCAGGAGACGAGAGAAACCAAACGTCACTTCTTCATGttcacattttagacatttaactGTTCCAAGTCTTATCCAGGGCAAGAAAGAACAAGATTAAAGGAGCAATCTacagtattttcattttttctattttacagtttttttaaattttgtcttgatctttggtgccaagcgcTCAACATTGTAATGTTTTTGCCTTGCACaggcgctcttttctctgtctgttcagccatggtggctatcgctgctcatgctaactacccagttcttcttctgctgtttattcccaacaaaccggaaacgtaaaacgcatcacttcctataCAGCAGAGTATTTTTCCCACTGTGGTTCTGATGTAAACTTCCAGGACTTTTCCATGACTATCCATATGTAAGTTGGAGCGCTTCACcaacaaaaaatgttgtttttcagtctggtttctactccagttgggctgaaaatcATCTGATGCAatgaatgtgaaacaagttggaaaatataTTCTACTGACCCTAATATTGcccgacttccccagagaatttatcaaattccctacTTTccctggaatacacctctctaaATTCCATGATAATCCAGTACAATGTCTTGTATAGTTCAGAGTGTTTGATGCCCACTGAGATCACCCATGTCAAGAATatttgcactcattgtaaatcgCTTGCAATAAAAGCATCGACCCCATGACAGAGGCTGTTACTTCAACGCAGctgaagctgattggctggaaCAAGGAAGCTTAATTCCCCAAACTTACTGCACAGAACTCCTCGAAGGATATCCTCCCGTCTCCGTCTTTGTCTGCGTTGATGATGGTTTTGTCGACGATCTGCTGCAGCTGCGTGTCCTTCAGGTTGTTGCCCACCATCATCTTGAGGACCTGAAAGAGCTCTCCGTTGGATATGTAGCCGTCTTTGTCCATGTCGTAGATCCTGAAGGCAACTGAGGTCCAAGACACAACATGGAGGATGGTGTCAGTGTTCAGGTTTGACCGATGAGCGTCAACAACACAGAGTTTTAAACGCTGACACAACAGCATGTaaaggacacacatacatcttcatttttttttttttcttttagtggTGATTGAGAATTTGTAAAAGTAATTGATAAGACACTCCTCTACAGTAGCCATTTTTCAATACCCAGAGTCACTCCAGACTACAGGATTTGCTGCCCCCTTGTGGATAAAAGGTTTATAACGTCTGACAGGCTCAGGACTGTCAGCAGAGAGTTTGTGTTATGGTATGCATGCATGGTGttgaatttgattttctttggatctcttttagcgCCAGGGataatcttccaagagtccatcattttaaaaacacattaaaaacactgaTTCATATAAATCATCATCaacgagagagaggaagagagaaaaagataaatCAACATCGCAACGGAAAATGTGATGTACCAAGCCTAAGTACTGTATTTAACTGTACTGTTGTGGGAATAGCTCATACCACAATTTTGgcgttttgtttttccttagTTGAATTTAAAGTTTAGACAGTCATTTGTATGTTGAGTGTGTTTAGTGACCATTTGGCTgattaaacctgttaaaacctCATTGTAGTATTTCAGAAAAatgcaacaacaaaacagccATGCTTGCCTTCACACCtgaaaaaattatgttttgcAACGACAGCACCATGGCATTTAATACACTCAGTCCATAACTTTGACCAAGTTTAACACTGATAAAACGGGCACTCGAGATGTGGAGATAATTGTTGTATGTCTGATACTTACAACGCAACTTCTGCTCCTTGTCACCTTTGACACTGAACTGGGAGACTCCTTCGATGAATTCTGccaaaggagaagaaaaacacatcatCATTTAAAACTgcaagagaaataaaaacagtttgGTACAAATAAATGCAGTCTGCAGAAAGAAAATGACCAAAGCTGCAACAAATCACGACGGAAACAATTTAGCATTTTAGTTACGTAAATGACTGCAAGCCTGACCAGCCTGTCTGCCATCTCAGCAAACAGGAGAGAAGAGTTTGAAGATACACCAGTTTACATTTCCATAGAAAATGAACTGGTACAGATAGAAAAGGTGACTGACAGTATCCTGCAAGGTTTccactagggctgaacaattaatcgaaattttatctaaatcgcaatatggcctgctgcaattttcaaatcgcaggaggcgcaatatttgttaaagtcgaaatgtgtgtcaaaataccattttaaattaaatattgtcgtgctgcagagatgtcctggcctacacatcatattctacagacttaagaaaacatctttgtttggtacagatccccgcaaaaatcacaccataatcatcttaatacatttttcaatgaaaatgagaataattatgtaaaaatgatcattccctctaatatcgcaaatcatatcgcaattgcaatatcagtcaaaataatcgcaattagatattttttcaaaatcattcaGCCCTAGTTTCCACAGTCATAAGAATCCTTAAAAGTtatggaatttgaaaatgtggtttccaggcctggaaaaatgtttgaaactttatttcattaaactcttggaaaagtcatgacaTTTTAAATAATGATACTAAGTTTATTatatttgtaaagtaaaaaattAGAGGAGTAATTTGGAAAAATTTAACAAAAATGAGTCTAGGCTCAAATGCAACTGGTCAGACTGCAAAGCGGTTGCTGTGAGGCTCAAAATAAATTCCCAATGTCAGCATTTGTAAAAGTTGCTTTATACATTTCACTGCAGTTGTAGTCATAACAATTTTATATGAGTTTAAAAGTTTTGGAATTTAATTGTAAAAcaagtgtgggaaccctgatcCTGAATGATTTTCTGGAGATCAGGGTTACATTTCCAGATCTGCAGCTGGCAGCACAACCATCAGCCAACTTGGACATTTAAGCGACAGAAATCCTAAAGGTCAGTCACCTATTCACTGTCAACAGGTCTCCTGATTGTCCAGTAGTACAATCAGTTTCCTTTGGTTTCCCTAAAATGGTTTGTTAGTGCTGTTTGTGGATTCTCTGTGCGCTGCAGTACTGTTCTCATGTGCTGTTAGAGCAGGAATAACAGTTCACACAATGATAAAATGCTCCATGCTGCTGTATACACACATTAAAAATATGTAAGTATGAAACagatctgtctgtctttcaaaGTCTTTCATCTTGGTGCTGAAGCTTGAGCTAGCTGTAACGCTAACAGGTAATTTTAGGGACAATTGTAAAAACTTTGTGACAAGTATGAGGTGGAGAAAACTCCCCGGGTAACATTCAAGATCACAAGACATCCGAGTCAATAAGGAAGAAAACCTCTTTTATAGAGGTCCTACCTTTGAAGTCGACTTCTCCGTTTCCGTCGGTGTCGAATATATCTATAACTCGCTGCACGAGGGGATTCTGCTGGAGTTCTGGTAATGACATAAACTCCTCCACACTCAGGGAGCCGGAGTTATCTAGGTCGAGTTTCTTAAATCTCTTTCCTAGCCTCTTAATCTCATCAGCATCAACTGgaataggagagagggagagagggagagagagagtgtgagaaagagagagagagagagagagagagagttatacacacagaaagagagagggggacgggTGTGTAGAAACAAACACAGTCCAAGTTTCAGCATAACAGGAGAGCTAATTGTTTTGGGCAAATAAAGACGGAGTTTGAGAGCCTCTTCCACCACAGACGGTACGTACGCacaatacccacaatgcctGGCGTCCCTTTCTATCTGCCACATCCTGCCTCTGCACTGCCTCTTTGGAACCATTCCCCCTTCCAAAACTGAAACTTACCTGATTTCTTGTACCTGCTGGCCATGGCTGTCCGGAGTTGCGGGTCCCTGCTGCAGCAGTGAAGCTGGACCTCGCGCTGCTGGACCTGCTGGTGTCCGGCTCTAAGCCCTAACACCGGGTCATGTGACACCTCTTTCAACACTAATCACTCTGCGGATGAACATTACTCAGCGGGACGCAGAGGGGGCGGGGCGCAGGCAGCCTTACTGTGTATTACAGTTCCGGTCTAGGTTACTGGCACCCTGGAGATAATGTACAGCATCTTCTGAAATAACTGGAAATCTCACTTTTCATTTGACTTAAATTTTCATTTGAGACTCTCAGTGACAAGCAACTGACACTATGGTGGGGAATTTACAGATCTTTTTCCAGAAGTTTTGACATGATTTAGCCATTTTGCCATACTTTTTTAAGCCCTGGGaattattttacatacatttctacattttccGGTCCTGTAAAAGCTCTGTTTGCAGTATTTTGGCTTCTATTAAGCGTAGTGTTACCAGCCCATAACAACAATGGGTGCTGTTCAAGAAACAATGACACCCATAAACGGCTGCTGATCTTGCATGAACTGGCTGCCAAATGGTTGAAATAAAACGTAATTAAGATTTCACAATGATAATCTTTTAACAATTAATCCAGCAATTGAAACCAACAGCCTTGATTTGTTTCAAATCAGCTGTCAAACTAGGAGTAAACTTTCCACTTTTCCAGTTTTCCTCCACTGTTTTCTGCACTGCCCCTTCGTGCCTCTAACTAAATGTTGTTTTAGGCCTATATGTTGCTCACAGTTGTGTATGATATGCACCATGCTTTCTATGCAGACATTT from the Centroberyx gerrardi isolate f3 chromosome 3, fCenGer3.hap1.cur.20231027, whole genome shotgun sequence genome contains:
- the ppp3r1b gene encoding calcineurin subunit B type 1b, whose product is MGNEASYPLEMCSHFDADEIKRLGKRFKKLDLDNSGSLSVEEFMSLPELQQNPLVQRVIDIFDTDGNGEVDFKEFIEGVSQFSVKGDKEQKLRFAFRIYDMDKDGYISNGELFQVLKMMVGNNLKDTQLQQIVDKTIINADKDGDGRISFEEFCAVVGGLDIHKKMVVDV